One window from the genome of Cucumis melo cultivar AY chromosome 12, USDA_Cmelo_AY_1.0, whole genome shotgun sequence encodes:
- the LOC103501741 gene encoding borneol dehydrogenase, mitochondrial-like, which yields MSIQLLPAIARRLEGKVAVITGGARGIGEQTAKLFFKHGAKVVIADIQDDLGQKLCKDLGQSSSAFVHCDVTKEKDVETAVDMAVSKYGKLDIMLNNAGVFEEAPNFDILKDDPLTFQRVVNVNLVGAFLGMKHAARVMKPAGRGSIITTASICSVIGGIGTHAYTSSKHGVLGLTRNAAVDLGRYGIRVNCVSPNVVPTEMGRKLLKVKDGGEFPSFYWSLKNGDILREEDVGEAVVYLGSDESKCVSGLNLIVDGGFTVVNQALCSFRSSH from the exons ATGAGTATCCAATTGCTTCCCGCCATTGCAAGAAG acTTGAAGGTAAAGTAGCCGTAATCACCGGTGGGGCTAGAGGAATTGGTGAACAAACAGCGAAGCTCTTCTTCAAGCATGGAGCCAAAGTGGTTATTGCAGACATTCAAGACGATTTAGGTCAAAAACTATGTAAGGATCTTGGCCAGTCATCTTCCGCATTCGTTCATTGCGACGTAACGAAAGAGAAAGACGTCGAAACTGCTGTCGACATGGCGGTTTCCAAGTACGGAAAGTTAGACATCATGTTGAACAACGCAGGAGTTTTCGAAGAAGCTCCAAACTTCGACATTCTGAAAGACGATCCATTAACCTTTCAGAGAGTGGTGAACGTCAACCTTGTTGGGGCCTTTCTCGGAATGAAACACGCAGCACGAGTGATGAAACCGGCGGGTCGAGGGAGCATCATAACGACGGCGAGTATATGCTCAGTGATCGGGGGGATTGGGACGCATGCTTATACGAGCTCGAAGCATGGGGTGTTGGGATTGACGAGGAATGCAGCTGTGGATTTGGGAAGATATGGGATTAGGGTAAATTGTGTTTCACCAAATGTAGTGCCAACTGAAATGGGAAGGAAGTTGTTAAAGGTTAAAGATGGTGGGGAGTTTCCAAGTTTTTACTGGAGTTTGAAAAATGGAGATATTTTGAGGGAAGAAGATGTGGGGGAAGCTGTTGTGTATTTAGGGAGTGATGAGTCCAAGTGTGTGAGTGGACTCAACTTGATTGTTGATGGAGGCTTTACTGTTGTCAACCAAGCTCTTTGTTCCTTTCGATCATCTCATTGA
- the LOC127144154 gene encoding uncharacterized protein LOC127144154 — protein MTSATLNMLAADKLNGNNYASWKNTINTVLIIDDLRFVLVEECPQVPAANATRTVREPYERWAKANEKARAYILASLSEVLAKKHESMLTAREIMDSLQEMFGQASYQIKHDALKYIYNARMDEGASVREHVLNMMGFDLRN, from the exons ATGACGAGTGCTACTTTGAATATGCTGGCTGCTGATAAACTTAATGGCAATAATTATGCATCTTGGAAAAATACTATCAACACTGTGCTAATCATCGATGACCTTAGATTTGTCCTAGTTGAGGAGTGTCCTCAAGTCCCAGCTGCTAATGCAACTCGAACTGTTCGAGAACCATATGAGCGTTGGGCCAAGGCAAATGAAAAAGCCCGAGCATACATCTTGGCAAGCTTATCTGAAGTATTGgccaagaaacatgaatcaatgCTCACTGCTCGTGAGATTATGGACTCCTTGCAGGAGATGTTTGGTCAGGCCTCTTATCAGATCAAGCATGATGCTCTGAAATACATTTATAATGCCCGTATGGATGAGGGAGCCTCAGTgcgagaacatgttctcaatatgatg GGGTTCGACCTCAGGAACTAA